caggcacgcgttcataggttgagaatgatgatgagtgtcacggatcatcacattcttcatggttaagtgcgagtgaatatcttagaacagaaacaagcgtgttgaatagaaaatagaagtaattgcattaattcatcgagacacagcagagctcctcacccccaatcatggagtttagagactcatgccgtagagatACAATATAAAAcgtgaaaatgtcatgagatgcaaaataaatttctaaaagtagtttttatactaagctaatgacctaggtttacagaaaatgagtaaactaagatagatagtgcagaaatccacttctggggcccactggtgtgtgtttaggctgagcattgaagcttccatgtgtagagacctttattggagttaaatgccaagttgtagcctgtttctggcgtttaactccaatttttatgccagttctggcgtttaacgccagaatagaatAAAGacttggtgttaaacgccaatttgcgTCGTTAaagcttgggcaaagtataaactattatatatttctggaaagccctggatgtctactttccaacgcaattgagatcgcgccaattgggcttctgtagctccagaaaatccattttgagtgcagggaggtcagaatccaacagcatttgcagtcctttttcagcctctgaatcagatttttgctcaggtccctcaatttcagccagaaaatacctgaaatcatagaaaaacacacaaactcatagtaaagtccagaaatgtgatttttgcataaaaactaataaaaatatactaaaaagtagctaggtcctactaaaaactatatgaaaataccccccaaaaagcgtataaaatatccgctcatcaggttgGCCTTTCCAGTGTTCCCGCTTTGGAATCAAGGTCGGCCAGCATTTGTTGGTCGTTCATGTTGCCGATGTTGTGAACATGGTGTTTCGGTTAGGTCTTTTGAGACTATTGTTGTAGCACTCCCTGACTTCTCGGGCATCACTGTGAATGGCTACAATTGTGTTATCCTGCAAAGGGAACTTAACACAAAGATGAATTGTAGATACTATAGCGACGAACCTATTTAAGAAAGGTTGGTCAAGTATTAAATTGTAAGGACTGAAGCAATCAACAACTAAGTATTGAATGTCTGAAGTTTTTGACGAGGGAAACTTACCGAGTGTGGTTTGTAACCACACAGAGCCCATAACCGAGACTCGCTCACCTAAGAAACCTACCAGGTCTCCAGTAGAAGGTTGGAGGATGTTGCTGCTCAATTTCATCTTTTGGAATGTGGAGTAAAATAGGACATCGGCACTGCTCCCAAGGTCCAGCAACACCTTTTTTACTAGGAGATCTCCGAGTTGCAGGGAGATTACGACCGGGTCATCCAGATTTGCTGTACTGTTGTTATGATCGGCTGTCTGAAATATTATCTGCGGGGAGTGTGGTAGTGTCTGCTGTTGAATTTGATCGGCATTGATGGAAAGCATAGCTCAGTAAGATCTCTTTCTTGCCGAGCTTGTGGCTCTTCCACCTGCAAAACCT
This sequence is a window from Arachis duranensis cultivar V14167 chromosome 2, aradu.V14167.gnm2.J7QH, whole genome shotgun sequence. Protein-coding genes within it:
- the LOC127744999 gene encoding uncharacterized protein LOC127744999, whose protein sequence is MLSINADQIQQQTLPHSPQIIFQTADHNNSTANLDDPVVISLQLGDLLVKKVLLDLGSSADVLFYSTFQKMKLSSNILQPSTGDLVGFLGERVSVMGSVWLQTTLGKFPSSKTSDIQYLVVDCFSPYNLILDQPFLNRFVAIVSTIHLCVKFPLQDNTIVAIHSDAREVRECYNNSLKRPNRNTMFTTSAT